A window from Deinococcus aquiradiocola encodes these proteins:
- a CDS encoding flavin-containing monooxygenase, protein MKNRSLLLTLGLLAAAGLWWTSRRTGATPRPRPAAPTPDGDPLDVLIVGAGLSGIGAARHLLARSPGQTFEILEARHAIGGTWDLFRYPGVRSDSDVHTLGYSFKPWEGNQSIADGQDIRAYIREAADEAGVTRRVRFGQRVTRADWSTPDALWTVTSEHQDEDGTLRTTSRRARFVFLCSGYYSYDEAHRPTFPDEGVFTGRIVHPQFWPPDLPYAGKRVVVIGSGATAVTLVPALARTAAHVTMLQRSPSDVASRPGTDETAVRLRRLAPAPVAHALVRWKNILTGLFYYSVARRNPDLFRANLLQAAREAIGERFDARHFTPSYRPWDQRVCAVPDGDLFTAIRDGRATVVTDTVAAFTPGGLQLTSGEHLPADIVVTATGLKLNVLGDVRFTLDGEPLDVSRALLYKGMMLSGVPNFAYAFGYTNSSWTLKAELTADYVCRLLNRMRRRGERVVRPVRGAGVEERPMLDFSSGYITRSAGQLPKQGSRRPWQVYQNYLLDKYTIQFSPLDDGTLEFTGRT, encoded by the coding sequence ATGAAGAACCGTTCCCTGCTGCTCACGCTCGGCCTGCTCGCCGCCGCCGGCCTGTGGTGGACCTCCAGACGCACCGGGGCGACCCCCCGCCCGCGGCCTGCTGCGCCCACCCCGGACGGTGACCCGCTCGACGTGCTGATCGTCGGGGCGGGCCTGTCGGGCATCGGCGCGGCCCGGCACCTGCTCGCCCGCTCGCCCGGACAGACCTTCGAGATCCTCGAGGCGCGCCACGCCATCGGCGGCACCTGGGACCTGTTCAGGTACCCGGGCGTGCGCTCCGACTCGGACGTGCACACGCTCGGGTACAGCTTCAAACCGTGGGAGGGCAACCAGTCCATCGCGGACGGCCAGGACATCCGCGCGTACATCCGCGAGGCCGCCGACGAGGCGGGCGTCACGCGGCGCGTCCGGTTCGGGCAGCGCGTCACGCGCGCCGACTGGTCCACCCCGGACGCCCTCTGGACCGTCACGTCCGAACACCAGGACGAGGACGGAACGCTCCGCACCACCTCGCGCCGCGCCCGCTTCGTGTTCCTGTGCAGCGGGTACTACAGCTACGACGAGGCGCACCGCCCGACCTTCCCGGACGAGGGGGTCTTCACGGGCCGCATCGTGCACCCGCAGTTCTGGCCGCCGGACCTCCCGTACGCCGGGAAGCGCGTCGTCGTGATCGGCAGCGGCGCGACCGCCGTGACGCTCGTGCCCGCGCTCGCCCGCACGGCCGCGCACGTCACGATGCTGCAGCGCTCCCCGTCCGACGTGGCGAGCCGCCCGGGGACCGACGAGACGGCCGTCCGCCTGCGCCGCCTCGCGCCCGCCCCCGTCGCGCACGCCCTGGTGCGCTGGAAGAACATCCTGACGGGCCTCTTCTACTACAGCGTGGCGCGCCGCAACCCGGACCTCTTCCGTGCGAACCTGCTGCAGGCGGCCCGCGAGGCGATCGGCGAGCGCTTCGACGCGCGTCACTTCACGCCCAGCTACCGCCCGTGGGACCAGCGGGTGTGCGCCGTGCCGGACGGAGACCTGTTCACCGCCATCCGCGACGGGCGCGCGACCGTCGTGACCGACACCGTCGCCGCCTTCACGCCCGGCGGCCTGCAGCTCACGTCCGGAGAGCACCTCCCGGCCGACATCGTCGTGACGGCCACCGGCCTGAAACTCAACGTGCTGGGCGACGTGCGCTTCACGCTGGACGGCGAGCCGCTCGACGTGAGCCGGGCCCTGCTGTACAAGGGCATGATGCTGAGCGGCGTGCCGAACTTCGCGTACGCGTTCGGGTACACGAATTCCTCCTGGACGCTGAAGGCGGAACTCACCGCCGACTACGTGTGCCGCCTGCTGAACCGCATGCGCCGCCGCGGGGAGCGCGTGGTGCGGCCCGTCCGCGGCGCGGGCGTCGAGGAACGCCCGATGCTGGACTTCAGCTCCGGGTACATCACGCGCAGCGCCGGGCAGCTGCCGAAACAGGGATCGCGGCGGCCGTGGCAGGTGTACCAGAACTACCTGCTCGACAAGTACACCATTCAGTTCTCGCCGCTGGACGACGGCACGCTGGAATTCACCGGCCGGACGTGA
- a CDS encoding LacI family DNA-binding transcriptional regulator: MSRRPTMHDVARIAGVSAKTVSRVVNNETPVDPLTRARVQQAIAELGFRRNEQARSLRPGQTSALIGLVTGDLGNPFYSAIARGIEDVAHRRGHLLLTTSSDERPDRERQLIDALLQHNIEGLIIVPTLGQHDYLSPAFLRGLPVVAVDRPVHTHPPLDTVLLDNRHGAALAVTSLLQAGHTRVAVIDGESAVFTGAERIAGYHDAHRQQKVTPDATLLRQGFHGETQAETAMTDLLDLPAPPTAVFATNNRIAIGALNGMHRRKHWIPLAVFDDFDLAGMLPTPVTVVAYDAVEMGRQAAELLFARLDGLSADPQVRTLPVTVHQRGPGNLAVN, translated from the coding sequence ATGAGCCGCCGTCCCACCATGCACGACGTCGCCCGCATCGCCGGCGTCAGCGCCAAGACGGTCTCCAGAGTCGTGAACAACGAGACCCCCGTCGACCCCCTCACCCGCGCCCGCGTCCAGCAGGCCATCGCCGAACTCGGCTTCCGCCGCAACGAACAGGCCAGAAGCCTCCGCCCCGGCCAGACCTCCGCCCTCATCGGCCTCGTCACCGGCGACCTCGGCAACCCCTTCTACTCCGCCATCGCCCGCGGCATCGAGGACGTCGCCCACCGCCGCGGCCACCTCCTCCTCACCACCAGCAGCGACGAACGCCCCGACCGCGAACGCCAGCTCATCGACGCCCTCCTCCAGCACAACATCGAAGGGCTCATCATCGTCCCCACCCTCGGCCAGCACGACTACCTCTCGCCCGCCTTCCTGCGCGGCCTGCCCGTCGTCGCCGTCGACCGCCCCGTCCACACCCACCCGCCCCTCGACACCGTCCTCCTCGACAACCGCCACGGCGCCGCCCTCGCCGTCACCTCACTCCTGCAGGCCGGTCACACCCGCGTCGCCGTCATCGACGGCGAGAGCGCCGTCTTCACCGGCGCCGAACGCATCGCCGGCTACCACGACGCGCACCGGCAGCAGAAGGTCACCCCGGACGCCACCCTGCTCCGCCAGGGCTTCCACGGTGAAACGCAGGCCGAGACCGCCATGACCGACCTCCTCGACCTCCCTGCACCCCCCACCGCCGTGTTCGCCACCAACAACCGCATCGCCATCGGCGCCCTGAACGGCATGCACCGCCGCAAACACTGGATTCCGCTCGCCGTCTTCGACGACTTCGACCTCGCCGGCATGCTGCCCACCCCCGTCACCGTCGTCGCGTACGACGCCGTCGAGATGGGCCGTCAGGCAGCCGAACTGCTGTTCGCGCGCCTCGACGGCCTGAGCGCCGACCCGCAGGTGCGGACACTGCCCGTCACCGTGCACCAGCGCGGTCCCGGAAACCTCGCTGTGAACTGA
- a CDS encoding tyrosine-type recombinase/integrase, translated as MPSPALPDLRVALSSFDVDGVWEAVAPLLPPHPLTRRNHRSALKRYLTFARAQGADVLRPDRVFLEAYALSFAPLDAGHAAALHSRLRALYAAFRTLGLLPATYDPLLGLKPPRPQARPGEGRAHYAPAEVDVLLAHVDGEEERALVLLGVRAGLTTGEVVRFTWADAQLTQATVRAGARLVPKDARLDDALRAWAARNGGLLADGTVFSFRDTFAVNARLRRLCLRANVPYRPWTALRSAFALHLWQSTHDPAVMVRHLGLSSLKAVEAYRHMEDALRESGRK; from the coding sequence ATGCCCTCTCCTGCCCTGCCGGACCTGCGCGTGGCGCTCTCGTCGTTCGACGTGGACGGGGTGTGGGAGGCGGTCGCGCCGTTGCTGCCCCCTCATCCGCTGACGCGCCGGAATCACCGTTCGGCCCTGAAGCGCTACCTGACGTTCGCGCGGGCGCAGGGCGCGGACGTGCTGCGCCCTGACCGGGTGTTCCTGGAGGCGTACGCGCTGTCGTTCGCGCCGCTGGACGCGGGGCACGCGGCGGCGCTGCACTCGCGCCTGCGGGCGCTGTACGCGGCGTTCCGGACGCTGGGCCTCCTGCCTGCCACCTACGATCCGCTGCTGGGCCTGAAGCCCCCGCGTCCGCAGGCGCGTCCCGGGGAGGGACGGGCGCATTACGCGCCTGCCGAGGTGGACGTCCTGCTCGCGCACGTGGACGGGGAGGAGGAGCGGGCGCTGGTGCTGCTGGGCGTCCGGGCGGGCCTCACGACGGGTGAGGTGGTGCGCTTCACGTGGGCGGACGCGCAGCTCACGCAGGCGACCGTGCGGGCAGGCGCGCGCCTCGTCCCGAAGGACGCGCGGCTGGACGACGCGCTGCGTGCCTGGGCGGCGCGGAACGGGGGCCTGCTGGCCGACGGGACGGTCTTCTCGTTCCGGGACACGTTCGCCGTCAACGCGCGCCTGCGGCGCCTGTGCCTGCGCGCGAACGTCCCGTACCGCCCGTGGACGGCCCTGCGGTCCGCGTTCGCGCTGCACCTGTGGCAGAGCACGCACGACCCGGCCGTGATGGTGCGTCACCTCGGGCTGAGCAGCCTGAAGGCCGTGGAAGCGTACCGGCACATGGAGGACGCCCTGCGGGAGAGCGGGAGGAAATGA
- a CDS encoding GNAT family N-acetyltransferase: MTSSLPSVRAASGRDVPGIVALVRELAAFEALEHEVQLTPERLNAALFGERPAVEAVVAELDGRLVAYALYFTNFSSFLGLPGLYLEDLYVQPAQRGAGLGEALLRHLAGVAVARGYGRFEWTVLDWNVDAQRFYRRLGADVLPDWRVCRVTGDALGVLAVPQARTAG, translated from the coding sequence ATGACTTCTTCTCTTCCATCCGTGCGGGCCGCGTCCGGGCGTGACGTTCCCGGCATCGTGGCGCTCGTGCGGGAACTCGCGGCGTTCGAGGCGCTGGAGCATGAGGTGCAGCTCACGCCGGAGCGCCTGAACGCGGCGCTGTTCGGGGAGCGTCCGGCAGTGGAGGCGGTCGTCGCGGAACTGGACGGTCGCCTCGTGGCGTATGCGCTGTACTTCACGAACTTCTCGTCGTTCCTGGGCCTGCCGGGCCTGTATCTGGAGGACCTGTACGTGCAGCCCGCCCAGCGGGGCGCGGGGCTGGGAGAGGCGCTGCTGCGGCACCTGGCGGGCGTGGCCGTGGCGCGCGGGTACGGCCGCTTCGAGTGGACGGTCCTCGACTGGAACGTGGACGCGCAGCGCTTCTACCGCCGCCTGGGCGCGGACGTGCTGCCGGACTGGCGGGTGTGCCGCGTCACGGGCGACGCCCTCGGCGTGCTGGCCGTCCCGCAGGCGCGCACGGCCGGCTGA
- a CDS encoding dihydrofolate reductase family protein: MARLVISEFLTLDGVMEHPAWSAPYWSDDIAAFKAQEMQAAQALLLGRRTYEAFAQAWPGSADPGAPRMNAVPKYVVTRTLTHATWQNTTVLQDVERDVPRLKDTLDGDLLVYGSGDLALTLLRAGLVDELNLLVYPVTLGAGQRLFPDGHAPQTLTLTEARPYPGGVLLLRYAPTPAG; encoded by the coding sequence ATGGCCAGACTCGTGATCAGCGAATTCCTCACCCTCGACGGCGTCATGGAACACCCCGCCTGGAGCGCCCCCTACTGGAGTGACGACATCGCGGCCTTCAAGGCGCAGGAAATGCAGGCCGCGCAGGCCCTGCTGCTCGGTCGGCGCACGTACGAGGCCTTCGCGCAGGCGTGGCCCGGCAGCGCCGACCCCGGCGCGCCCCGCATGAACGCCGTCCCCAAGTACGTCGTCACCCGCACCCTCACGCACGCCACCTGGCAGAACACCACCGTCCTGCAGGACGTCGAACGGGACGTGCCGCGCCTCAAGGACACGCTGGACGGCGACCTGCTCGTGTACGGCAGCGGCGACCTCGCCCTCACCCTGCTGCGCGCCGGACTGGTGGACGAACTGAACCTGCTCGTGTACCCCGTCACGCTCGGCGCGGGCCAGCGCCTCTTCCCGGACGGGCACGCCCCGCAGACGCTCACCCTGACGGAAGCCCGGCCGTACCCGGGCGGCGTGCTGCTGCTCCGCTACGCGCCCACCCCGGCAGGCTGA
- a CDS encoding FAD binding domain-containing protein has product MRAFTYERASTPEAAAGATVAGGAKFIAGGTNLLDLMKLDIERPSHLVDIGRLDLNRVTDTTDGGLHVGALVTNTDLASHPRVMAEYGVLSRATLAGASGQIRNKATTGGNLLQRARCSYFYDTNLPCNKREPGSGCAALTGLSRPLAVIGTSDACIAQHPSDMAVALRVLDATVNTLQADGTTRALALDDFYRLPGDTPHLETTLEAGELITGVTLPPPVGGTHVYRKVRDRASYAFALVSVAAILNGRESRFAFGGVAPRPWRDEQAETAGAGSAPDGRARAVIGTAFADARPTEQNAFKIPLLRRTLTAVLEEHATPGEPK; this is encoded by the coding sequence GTGAGGGCCTTCACGTACGAGCGCGCGTCCACGCCCGAAGCGGCCGCCGGGGCGACCGTGGCGGGGGGCGCGAAGTTCATCGCGGGCGGCACGAACCTCCTCGACCTGATGAAGCTCGACATCGAACGCCCCTCGCACCTCGTGGACATTGGTCGCCTGGACCTGAACCGCGTCACGGACACGACGGACGGCGGGCTGCACGTGGGCGCGCTCGTCACGAACACCGACCTCGCCAGCCACCCGCGCGTGATGGCCGAGTACGGCGTGCTGTCACGCGCGACCCTGGCAGGCGCGTCCGGTCAGATCCGCAACAAGGCCACCACAGGCGGGAACCTGCTGCAGCGGGCGCGCTGCTCGTACTTCTACGACACGAACCTGCCGTGCAACAAGCGCGAACCCGGCAGCGGCTGCGCGGCCCTGACGGGCCTGAGCCGCCCGCTCGCGGTGATCGGCACGTCGGACGCCTGCATCGCGCAGCACCCGTCGGACATGGCCGTCGCGCTGCGCGTGCTGGACGCCACCGTGAACACCCTGCAGGCCGACGGCACGACGCGTGCCCTGGCCCTGGACGACTTCTACCGCCTGCCGGGCGACACGCCGCACCTGGAGACGACGCTGGAGGCGGGTGAACTCATCACGGGCGTCACGCTGCCGCCCCCGGTCGGGGGCACGCACGTGTACCGCAAGGTCCGTGACCGCGCCTCGTACGCCTTCGCGCTCGTGTCGGTCGCGGCGATCCTGAACGGCCGGGAGTCCCGCTTCGCGTTCGGCGGCGTCGCCCCCCGCCCGTGGCGGGACGAGCAGGCCGAGACTGCCGGAGCCGGGTCCGCACCTGACGGGCGTGCCCGGGCCGTGATCGGCACGGCCTTCGCGGACGCGCGCCCCACCGAACAGAACGCCTTCAAGATCCCGCTGCTGCGCCGCACGCTGACCGCCGTGCTGGAGGAGCACGCCACTCCCGGAGAGCCGAAATGA
- a CDS encoding xanthine dehydrogenase family protein molybdopterin-binding subunit, with protein sequence MKFDQPATPNPIDQERVVTRPHTRIEGPLKVTGQATYAYEYQLPEAPTYGFVLGAGIAKGKITAIDTSAAEAAPGVLLVLTHETMPAQGRSDTPVPQQEDASPQLAGPEVNHYHQAVAFVVAETFEQARAAASLIEVTYEAQSGQFTLADTVDSGKEPDDAVDSVVGNFDKAFGAAEVTVDLTFTTPDQSQAPMEPHATVAHWEGEQLTVYTAHQVVHWVKRGLALTLKVPQKNVRVVSAYVGGGFGTKLLYFSDAVLSAAAARLLGRPVKTALQRPLTFNNTSHRAATIQRVRLGADRAGNLAAVGHEAWTGNLPGGDTEPACEQTKYLYAGEHRRIQTRKTELDLPPGASMRAPGEAVGMLAIEGAMDELAEKLGLDPVELRLMNDVQFDPEKGPKRPFSSRRLAQALRTGAKAFGWDDRPRTPKERRDGEWFIGYGVASAFRTNLVKPSGATIRLEPGGTVTVETQMTDIGTGSYTILGQAAAEMLGVTLEQVQVRLGDSEYPESSGSGGSWGANSASAGVYAACDALRRDLARKAGYTYANAVFRNGKVWQGAECTLLSDLAGKEGVSATGSMTYGDLDEQFMQAGFGAHFVEVRVNAYTAEIRVNRALSVVGAGRILNPTTARSQCLGGMTMGIGSALMEELHVDHDLGLFVNHDLGEYHVPVHADIPDMDVIFLDELDDASSPLRAKGLGELGISGVGAAVSNAVYNATGVRVRDFPITLDKVLAGWDD encoded by the coding sequence ATGAAGTTCGACCAGCCCGCCACGCCCAACCCCATCGACCAGGAACGCGTCGTCACGCGCCCCCACACCCGCATCGAAGGCCCGCTGAAGGTCACCGGGCAGGCCACGTACGCCTACGAGTACCAGCTGCCCGAGGCGCCCACGTACGGCTTCGTGCTCGGCGCCGGGATCGCCAAGGGCAAGATCACGGCCATCGACACGTCGGCCGCCGAGGCCGCCCCGGGCGTGCTGCTCGTCCTGACGCACGAGACCATGCCCGCGCAGGGCAGGTCCGACACGCCCGTCCCGCAGCAGGAGGACGCGTCCCCGCAGCTCGCCGGGCCGGAGGTGAACCACTACCACCAGGCGGTCGCGTTCGTGGTCGCCGAGACCTTCGAGCAGGCGCGCGCCGCCGCCAGCCTGATCGAGGTGACGTACGAGGCGCAGAGCGGCCAGTTCACCCTCGCGGACACGGTGGACAGCGGCAAGGAACCGGACGACGCGGTGGACAGCGTCGTCGGGAACTTCGACAAGGCCTTCGGCGCGGCCGAGGTGACGGTCGACCTGACCTTCACCACCCCGGACCAGTCGCAGGCGCCGATGGAGCCGCACGCGACCGTCGCGCACTGGGAGGGCGAGCAGCTCACCGTGTACACCGCGCACCAGGTCGTGCACTGGGTGAAGCGCGGGCTGGCCCTGACGCTGAAGGTCCCGCAGAAGAACGTCCGTGTCGTGAGCGCCTACGTGGGTGGGGGTTTCGGCACGAAACTGCTGTACTTCTCGGACGCGGTGCTGTCCGCCGCCGCCGCGCGCCTGCTGGGCCGCCCCGTCAAGACGGCGCTGCAGCGCCCGCTGACCTTCAACAACACCTCGCACCGAGCCGCGACCATCCAGCGCGTCCGGCTCGGTGCGGACCGTGCCGGGAACCTCGCGGCCGTCGGGCACGAGGCGTGGACCGGGAACCTCCCGGGCGGCGACACGGAACCCGCCTGTGAGCAGACGAAGTACCTGTACGCCGGGGAGCACCGCCGCATCCAGACGCGCAAGACGGAACTCGACCTGCCGCCCGGCGCCAGCATGCGCGCGCCCGGCGAGGCCGTCGGGATGCTCGCCATCGAGGGCGCGATGGACGAACTCGCCGAGAAGCTCGGCCTCGACCCGGTCGAGTTGCGCCTCATGAACGACGTGCAGTTCGACCCGGAGAAAGGCCCGAAACGCCCGTTCTCGTCCCGCAGGCTCGCGCAGGCCCTCCGGACCGGCGCGAAAGCCTTCGGGTGGGACGACCGCCCGCGCACGCCAAAGGAGCGCCGGGACGGCGAGTGGTTCATCGGGTACGGCGTCGCGTCCGCGTTCCGCACGAACCTCGTCAAGCCGTCCGGCGCGACCATCCGCCTGGAGCCCGGCGGGACCGTCACCGTCGAGACGCAGATGACCGACATCGGCACCGGCAGCTACACCATCCTCGGGCAGGCGGCTGCCGAGATGCTCGGCGTGACGCTGGAGCAGGTGCAGGTGCGCCTCGGAGACAGCGAGTACCCCGAATCCAGCGGGTCCGGCGGCTCGTGGGGCGCGAACAGCGCCTCGGCGGGCGTGTACGCCGCGTGCGACGCGCTGCGCCGCGACCTCGCGAGGAAGGCCGGGTACACGTACGCGAACGCCGTGTTCCGGAACGGCAAGGTCTGGCAGGGCGCCGAGTGCACCCTGCTGAGCGACCTCGCCGGGAAGGAAGGCGTGAGCGCCACCGGCAGCATGACGTACGGCGACCTCGACGAGCAGTTCATGCAGGCGGGCTTCGGGGCGCACTTCGTGGAGGTCCGCGTAAACGCCTACACCGCCGAGATCCGCGTGAACCGCGCGCTGAGCGTCGTCGGGGCGGGACGCATTCTGAACCCCACCACGGCCCGCAGCCAGTGCCTGGGCGGCATGACCATGGGCATCGGGTCCGCGCTGATGGAGGAACTGCACGTCGACCACGACCTCGGCCTGTTCGTGAACCACGACCTTGGCGAGTACCACGTGCCGGTGCACGCGGACATCCCGGACATGGACGTGATCTTCCTCGACGAGCTCGACGACGCGTCCAGCCCGCTGCGCGCCAAGGGCCTCGGGGAACTCGGGATCAGCGGGGTCGGCGCGGCCGTCTCGAACGCCGTGTACAACGCCACGGGCGTCCGCGTGCGCGACTTCCCGATCACGCTCGACAAGGTCCTCGCCGGCTGGGACGACTGA
- a CDS encoding ATP-binding cassette domain-containing protein, translating into MTDPAPPTPLLEARGITKRYGQVEALRGADFSVYPGEVVALLGDNGAGKSTLVKAITGTVTPDDGQVYFEGRPVTLHSPLDARNLGIETVFQDLALVPDMDPAGNLFLGREILRPGLLGRLGMLDRRAMHDRTVEAFTRLGVNIQDAQAKVIGMSGGQRQGVAVARAMVWASKMVLMDEPTAALGVVQARNVNDLILRVKASGVAVVLVSHNMQHVFEVADRIEILRLGRRVATFRKDDTTIEEVVAAMTGLNVQSAGAA; encoded by the coding sequence ATGACCGACCCCGCCCCCCCCACCCCACTCCTCGAAGCGCGCGGCATCACCAAACGCTACGGCCAGGTCGAAGCGCTGCGCGGCGCGGACTTCAGCGTCTACCCCGGCGAGGTCGTCGCCCTGCTCGGCGACAACGGCGCAGGCAAAAGCACCCTCGTCAAGGCCATCACCGGCACCGTCACGCCCGACGACGGCCAGGTGTACTTCGAGGGCCGCCCCGTCACGCTGCACTCCCCCCTCGACGCCCGCAACCTCGGCATTGAGACGGTCTTCCAGGACCTCGCGCTCGTCCCCGACATGGACCCCGCCGGAAACCTCTTCCTCGGCCGCGAGATTCTGAGGCCCGGCCTGCTCGGCCGGCTCGGGATGCTCGACCGGCGCGCCATGCACGACCGCACCGTCGAGGCCTTCACGCGGCTCGGCGTGAACATCCAGGACGCGCAGGCGAAGGTGATCGGCATGTCCGGCGGGCAACGGCAGGGCGTCGCCGTGGCGCGCGCCATGGTCTGGGCCAGCAAGATGGTCCTGATGGACGAACCCACCGCCGCCCTCGGCGTGGTGCAGGCCCGCAACGTCAACGACCTGATCCTGCGCGTCAAGGCGTCCGGCGTGGCCGTCGTGCTCGTCAGCCACAACATGCAGCACGTCTTCGAGGTCGCCGACCGCATCGAGATCCTGCGGCTCGGGCGGCGCGTCGCGACGTTCCGCAAGGACGACACCACCATCGAGGAAGTCGTGGCCGCCATGACGGGCCTGAACGTCCAGAGCGCGGGGGCCGCGTGA
- a CDS encoding tRNA-binding protein codes for MPTPLKQAVDPEDTLGRLDVRLGRIVRADPEPGAPKPAYRLTVDFGKYGVKTSVGRFTQASPDALVGQQVLGVLNFPARQVGDVTSEVLILGVQVPGADSGEATPLVPLTAAKLGSKVF; via the coding sequence ATGCCCACCCCCCTCAAACAGGCCGTGGACCCCGAAGACACCCTGGGCCGCCTCGACGTGCGCCTCGGCCGGATCGTCCGCGCGGACCCGGAACCCGGCGCCCCGAAACCCGCGTACCGCCTCACCGTCGACTTCGGGAAGTACGGCGTGAAGACCAGCGTGGGCCGCTTCACGCAGGCGTCCCCGGACGCCCTGGTGGGCCAGCAGGTGCTCGGCGTGCTGAACTTCCCGGCCCGGCAGGTGGGCGACGTGACGTCCGAGGTGCTGATCCTGGGCGTGCAGGTGCCCGGAGCGGACAGCGGCGAGGCGACCCCGCTCGTCCCGCTCACCGCCGCGAAACTCGGCAGCAAGGTCTTCTGA
- a CDS encoding 2Fe-2S iron-sulfur cluster-binding protein, whose amino-acid sequence MTQTDPSPRDTDRTPPHVPADLPVTLTVNGEERTLTLDPRVTLLDALREHAHLTGTKKGCDHGQCGACTVLVDGTRVLSCLTLAVMHDGQAVTTVEGLGTPEALHPLQDAFLRHDGYQCGYCTPGQLCSSVGALDEIARGVPSHVTQNLDDVTFSAEELRERLSGNICRCAAYPNIIAAVSEVHARQNGAAPQEGAQ is encoded by the coding sequence ATGACGCAGACCGACCCGTCCCCCCGGGACACCGACCGAACCCCGCCGCACGTCCCCGCGGACCTGCCCGTGACGCTCACCGTGAACGGGGAGGAGCGCACCCTGACCCTCGACCCGCGCGTGACGCTGCTGGACGCGCTGCGCGAGCACGCGCACCTGACCGGCACCAAGAAGGGCTGCGATCACGGGCAGTGCGGGGCCTGCACCGTGCTGGTGGACGGCACGCGCGTCCTGAGCTGCCTGACGCTGGCCGTCATGCACGACGGGCAGGCCGTCACGACGGTGGAGGGCCTCGGCACGCCGGAGGCGCTGCACCCGCTGCAGGACGCTTTTCTCCGGCATGACGGGTACCAGTGCGGGTACTGCACGCCGGGGCAGCTGTGCTCCTCGGTGGGCGCGCTCGACGAGATCGCGCGCGGCGTGCCGAGCCACGTGACCCAGAACCTGGACGACGTGACCTTCAGCGCCGAGGAGCTGCGCGAGCGCCTGAGCGGGAACATCTGCCGCTGCGCGGCGTACCCGAACATCATCGCGGCCGTCAGCGAGGTGCACGCCCGGCAGAACGGGGCCGCCCCGCAGGAGGGCGCGCAGTGA